One stretch of Pomacea canaliculata isolate SZHN2017 linkage group LG11, ASM307304v1, whole genome shotgun sequence DNA includes these proteins:
- the LOC112574819 gene encoding uncharacterized protein LOC112574819, translating into MAIQWLRCGHHVYVVSTWWGSRAACSMLYHLLLQDIANKQHTADVSPGQPHLLLYDFEFDEDVEQAVNDLSRTAKENLLYIIADETIPGFGSKSSFHDLCNKLLTKVPDLHLWAANCYHEDAPDGWQVEYLTRPLRSPPTVVREVEQDDEITKLRRVHPYSKRGVSDHTDGPPVTRLCHGGQGHSGDLPVDCVTCGRELASLLHSLRVTSTENVRTTSTTLTHTSGGARPPCVQWRDVLLLYWRVLSDSSHMMTALREAGIPVLVMKDDDIDDVATARSDVVWVAEGDRVRGLERKIVVYLGRVDNVDARLQVISRCTSQLVIYETQDES; encoded by the exons atggccatacagtggctgcggtgtggtcaccacgtctacgttgtcagtacttggtgggggagtcgtgcagcgtgcagcatgttgtatcacctgctGCTGCAGGACATTGCAAACAAGCAGCACACAGCAgatgtatcacccggtcagcctcatcTCCTGCTGTATGACTTTGAATTCGATGAAGACGTGGAGCAAGctgtcaacgacttgtcacgaacggcaaaagaaaatttgttataCATCATCGCTGATGAGACAATCCCTGGGTTCGG GTCGAAATCAAGTTTCCATGATTTATGTAACAAACTGTTGACAAAAGTTCCTGATCTCCACCTCTGGGCTGCAAACTGTTACCACGAAGATGCCCCCGATGgttggcaagtggaatatttaaccagacccctccgctctccaccgaccgtcgtcagggaagtcgagcaggacgatGAAATCACCAAACTTCGTCGTGTCCACCCGTACAGTAAGCGAGGTGTatccgaccacacagacggcccgccagtcacacgactgtgtcatggaggtcagggtcactcaggtgacctgccagttgactgtgtcacgtgcggtcgtgagttGGCCAGcctcctacacagtctccgagTCACCTCTACAG AGAACGTCAGGACAACATCTACTACACTTACCCACACCAGCGGCGGTGCACGACCACCCTGTgtgcagtggagagacgtgctgctGCTGTACTGGCGAGTTCTTAGCGACAGTTCACACATGATGACGGCGCTgagagaagcgggtatcccagtgctggtgatgaaggatgacgaCATCGacgacgtggccacggcccgcagtgacgtggtgtgggtggcagAGGGAGATCgagttcgtggtctggagagaaaaatcGTCGTGTATCTAGGGAGGGTTGATAATGTTGATGCCCGACTTCAGGTCATTTCACGATGTACATCACAACTTGTAATTTACGAAACTCAAGATGAGTCTTGA